A segment of the Coffea arabica cultivar ET-39 chromosome 8c, Coffea Arabica ET-39 HiFi, whole genome shotgun sequence genome:
TTATAGGAAGTGGCCGCGAgttggtttatgaaattatcccatataaaaatttataataaatttgtttgttttgacaACATCACTTACGCCACGTGTTAacgaaagccataaagagttggtattttcctgaaaaattgaatttgtttgttttatccACAAAATAAATTTGTTCATGGGAAACTAATTACCCTGttgttataatggaggaaagtcataaagaactaGTCTTTTATTGCAAAATGaatttattgttattttattcgacaaataaatttatttaccGGCAAATGGATGAAGCCTGTTGTTATGAAGGAGGaaacccataaagagctggtcttttacCAGAAAATTATACGGTTCGTAACTCGTGGCCGcggtttggtttatgaaattatcccaaataaaaatttataataaatttgtttgttttgacaACATTACTTACACCACATTGGAACGAAAGCCATAAAGACCTGGTATTTTTTTGGAATAtgggatttttttgttttatccaAAAATAAGTTTGTTCACGGGAAACTGATTACCCTGTTGTTATAATagaagaaaggcataaagaactgggtttttattggaaaatggatttattgttattttattcgacaaataaatttatttaccGGCATATGGGTGAAGCCTGTTGTTATGAAGGAGGAAACTCATAAAGAGTTGGTCTTTTACCGGTGAATTATACGGTTCGTAACTCGTGGCcgcgatttggtttatgaaattatcccaaataaaaatttataataaatttgtttgttttgacaACATTATTTACGCCACATTGGAACGAAAGCCACAAAGAGGTGGATATATATTTTCATTTAGTCTTATCCTTTCATTTTTCCCAGTCTATACATTTTGTACTTAAGGACCATGGGTGCTGTGTTCTTGTTATGTAGGAAATCCGTAAAGAGCCGGTATTTTATTGGTGTAACTAAGGTCTCCGATGTGGTTTAAAACCTAAAATACATCTGCAACAGAATTAAATAGTTATACtcgtgaaatgagatgaataaACTTTTTCCAATAAGATTCAAGTGGCGTACGAATGTTTTTCCTTCTGTTAACACGGAGAAGGGAGTACATCTTCATTCTTGTAGCTAGTTATGCTCTCTGGATATGCTTATTATTTGTCAGCTTGCTCAGATTTTGCTTGCatagataaaattttttttttcaactaatcTAACACCATTACTTATGTATTTAATAAAGTTCTAACTTCAGTAGAGTAACCATACAGATTTTCAATACTTTATATCAAAAGCGTAAGATATATGGATGTGAATTCAGTTCATAAACATAAGGAATTTGTAGGTGGTTACAAAGTTGTGCATAAAATGGATTTGCAAAGATTGAAACTTACACAATAAATGGAGGTAAGGCATCACAAATTGTTGCAATTTCATCATCACAAGCACAGCCTTCACATGTGATGTCCTCTTCATCAATTTCATGCATAGGCCATGAACATCTACGACTGTTATGCTGCATGCCATAACAAATGGGCCTTTGGCTTAGAACCACAGGATTTTGTACCCAAATCCTCCTCAGAATCCTTCGCAAACTGTCACGGCAATGTTTCACTTTCCGTTTTTGAGTTTCTGATTTCTTCATGCCGCTAATCAGAGTCATACCTTTCGGATTTAAGTGGTCCCCACCAAAGAGGAAAATTATTCCCAAGGCATAGGCAGCTTCGTCGTGGCCTGATTGCGCAGCTTCGTCGTGGCATTCCAATGCTGCTTCCACATTCTTGCCTCTAAAATAATCAACCTAAGCAGTTCACGGTTGAAAGTACAATAAATGTTACGTAAAACATATTGAAATATTTACAagacaatgaaaatgaaaaactgCGGGGAACAGTGGCTTCAAGTGAACACAAAAAATTACTACACTTTGGGTATGCATAAACAATTCCTTCTAACAAAATAGATCAATCCATGatctcttttgtttcttgcttctTACTTTCCAAAGAAACCCAAGTTGTCGAAGTGCAGAGCTAGAATTATAATGTCATAGACTAAGTTgttcatttctagcttgaatgTAAAAAGCAGaataaaatgaagcaaattgcCAAAAACCATGATGCCTACCACCCCTTTCCGATACAAGGCTTCTGGATTTTTACTTTGTCTACACTTCTTCAAGAATTTGGACACTCTATGATTTTTATGCCATGGAACGATTTCAAACTTGTCCAAGGACACGCGCTGGTAAACATTGTTGCCTTCCAAAACTTCGGAAAACAGCTTACAGCTACAATATAAGAATCGTGATCCATTAAACTCAGAAGAAAATGACATGTTTTGCAAAATTAAGGCTGCTCATGTTTCTATCATCAATAGCTGAATGTACCATAGTTTTGCCCAGAAAAGATCAGTGGATGAAGAAGCCGCGACACGTGCAAGAACATCAGCTAGCACCTCTCTCGGAAGGGAGGAGATGGAGGCTATTGTCGGCAAATTTTGTTCGTTGGCCATGCCgggttgcctccttttcttGGTTGCAGAGTATTCCGGGTAGCACCAAGaatgatgtaaaatttgatccACCACTATTTcctaataaaatgaaataatgattgaaCAAGCGTAATGTCTTAAAATATGTTCATTCGTAGATAACAGTAACGGTTTCAAGAAAGTAAGCTTCATTAGTTTTGCAATTAATTTCCAAAATGGAATAGGATTGTAGAAGCTTCAAATAGGATATGAAATTGTTCTGTTTTTGCTATCTGGATTAATTAAGGAATCTtttacaacaaaacaaaaataaaaaggaatttgCTGAGGCAGTGGAGTGGGAAATGTACCATTGCATCAGTTCAACTACAGTGCATATTTTGACAATtacattattttttgtttccACGATATGAAGTGCTCAGACATAACTTTTGGGGAGCGTCTCACCATAGCAACAAACCAACACAAGCAGGAAAATGGCGATTTGTACTCAAGACGAAATATCAAACACACGTGCAAAAACCAcagcacaaaatttttttaaacacaacaaATTCT
Coding sequences within it:
- the LOC113705860 gene encoding putative F-box protein At1g67623, translated to MANEQNLPTIASISSLPREVLADVLARVAASSSTDLFWAKLCCKLFSEVLEGNNVYQRVSLDKFEIVPWHKNHRVSKFLKKCRQSKNPEALYRKGVVGIMVFGNLLHFILLFTFKLEMNNLVYDIIILALHFDNLGFFGKGKNVEAALECHDEAAQSGHDEAAYALGIIFLFGGDHLNPKGMTLISGMKKSETQKRKVKHCRDSLRRILRRIWVQNPVVLSQRPICYGMQHNSRRCSWPMHEIDEEDITCEGCACDDEIATICDALPPFIV